The genomic segment ATCGGCTTCATTCTAATTCTATCGTACTTAATTTAATTGTCCATTTTATTGATTAGTTAACCTTAGCACAAAATAAAAAGCCTAAAATAGTTTTTAGACTTTTTATTTTTTTACTCTTTAACTATATTTTTCGCTGTTTTTTTGTACGCTTTTTCCATTGCAAGCGTTGCTAGCCAAGCAACTAGGCTTACTAAAAAAAAGAAACCCAACACTGGCCATTTTAATAAAACTATTACCATAACAATTATACTGATTAGCAATAATAAGCTGATTAGTGGTTGACTGATCATTATTACCATACCTGTTAAAAAAAGGCGAGATACAGATACATTCTCTTTTTTTGATAATGGACAGCTGTATAAAGAAGTTAATCCAAATAATATGCCAAAAGTATAAAGAGCGTATTTATAGATTTGTATGCCTGCTGTAGCGGTCATCTGGGTATTTAAAAACCAACTATCTAAAAATAAAATAAACATAATGAAGCAAATTGGCAATCCAATCTTAAAACTACTCCAAAAGTTTTGTTTAAAATAATGCATAAAAGTACGAAAAATAGGTTTAGCCGTTTCTCCATTAGACCAGTCACTCATTAATTGAAACAACGCACCAGTTGCTGGAACGAGTGTAATCAGAGGCAGGGAAAATAACAGCCATACTAGATTAGCAATGGCTAAACGGGAGATCCATTCTGTTCCTTCAACCACACTATTTGTTAAATCAAATTTTTTCATTTTCAACTATCTCCCTTCTAACACAATCTTTCATAAATTAAAAATTTTTTTAAAGCTAACCTTTTGTTCCACCAGTTAAATCCATTCCTTGAATAAAGTATTTTTGAGCAAAGAAGAATAACAGTACTGTTGGAATCATAACCAGAGTTGCCCCCGCCATTAAATAGTTCCACTGAGTAGAAGATTGACTTTGGAACGATTGCAAACCGATTTGTAGTGTATACATATCTTCATCATGAATATAAAGCAATGGCCCAAGAAAATCATTCCATGCTCCATTAAAAGAAGTAATCCCGATCGTAATTAAGGCAGGCTTAGTTAAAGGGACCATCAAACGGCTCCAAATAAATAAGTGGTTGGCTCCATCTATTTGAGCTGCTTCAATTAATTCGTCATTAATGGAAAGATAAAATTGACGCATCAAAAAGATATTAAATGCACTTCCAAAAAATGAGGGCACAATCAGCGGTAAATAAGTTCCTACCCATCCGATTTTGGTGAATAAAATGTATTGTGGGATCATAGTAACAAATCCAGGTATCATCATAGTTGCTAACACTAAAGAAAATAAGAACTTTTTGCCTGGAAAAGAAATTTTAGCAAAACCATATGCAATAAATGAATTAGATACCACATTTCCAAGAACCACAAAAAAAGTGATATACAATGTGTTTTTCATGTATTGGAAAAATGGAAAAGCTTGAATGGTTTCAGTATAATTAGACCATTGAAATGTCTCAGGGAAGAAAGTTGGTGGAAACTGAACAACTTCTTCCATTGGTTTCAAAGAAGTAAAAACCATCCAAAAGAGCGGAGCTAAGAGAACAATACTGATACCGATTAAAAGAATGTATGTGACAATTTGTCCAATTTTTTTTTGTCTTTTCCTGCTCTTAAAATGCTTCTGTTTAGGTACGTCTGTAGCTTCTTTTAAAGATGTTGATTCAATCATTCACTTCGCCCTCCTCCATAGTGTACCCAACGAGGGGCTAATTTCATATTGATAAACGTTAAACTTAATACAATGACAAAAAGAATCATCGACATAGCCATAGCATATCCCATATCAAAAGCTACAAAGGCTTTGTTCCACATGTGTAAATTATAGAACAGTAAGGAATTTGCTGGACCATTTGTTCCACTTTCTGACATAACATAGGCTTCTTGAAAGATTTGAAAAGCTCCAATTGTCGAAGTAACCACATCATAAAAAATAATTGGTGTGATCATTGGTAATGTAATATGACGGAAACGTGCAAATGCACTAGCTCCATCTATTTCTGCTGATTCATATAACTGATTCGGAACATTTTGCAGAGTAGCCAAGTAAAGCAGCATTGCTCCACCTACACTCCACAGTTTC from the Carnobacterium inhibens subsp. inhibens DSM 13024 genome contains:
- a CDS encoding YesL family protein, whose product is MKKFDLTNSVVEGTEWISRLAIANLVWLLFSLPLITLVPATGALFQLMSDWSNGETAKPIFRTFMHYFKQNFWSSFKIGLPICFIMFILFLDSWFLNTQMTATAGIQIYKYALYTFGILFGLTSLYSCPLSKKENVSVSRLFLTGMVIMISQPLISLLLLISIIVMVIVLLKWPVLGFFFLVSLVAWLATLAMEKAYKKTAKNIVKE
- a CDS encoding carbohydrate ABC transporter permease gives rise to the protein MVFTSLKPMEEVVQFPPTFFPETFQWSNYTETIQAFPFFQYMKNTLYITFFVVLGNVVSNSFIAYGFAKISFPGKKFLFSLVLATMMIPGFVTMIPQYILFTKIGWVGTYLPLIVPSFFGSAFNIFLMRQFYLSINDELIEAAQIDGANHLFIWSRLMVPLTKPALITIGITSFNGAWNDFLGPLLYIHDEDMYTLQIGLQSFQSQSSTQWNYLMAGATLVMIPTVLLFFFAQKYFIQGMDLTGGTKG